One Heterodontus francisci isolate sHetFra1 chromosome 3, sHetFra1.hap1, whole genome shotgun sequence DNA window includes the following coding sequences:
- the LOC137365956 gene encoding cold-inducible RNA-binding protein B-like, with the protein MSEEGKLFVGGLNFDTDEQSLEEVFSKYGQISEVRVIKDRDRMTSRGFGFITFENPEDASDAMKAMNGKSIDGRQIRVGPAEKKGGGRGYGGGGGRGGGYNSRKRGGGGYWDSDRSGGYSSTGRYDAGERDNYSGGYKSQGGYYGGNSGSSYGGHSYRDYD; encoded by the coding sequence ATGTCTGAAGAAGGAAAGTTATTCGTTGGCGGCCTGAACTTCGACACAGACGAGCAGTCCCTGGAAGAGGTATTTTCCAAGTACGGGCAGATCTCCGAGGTGCGAGTGATTAAGGACAGGGACCGCATGACGTCCCGCGGTTTCGGCTTTATCACTTTCGAGAACCCGGAGGACGCCAGTGACGCGATGAAGGCGATGAACGGAAAATCCATCGACGGGCGGCAGATCCGTGTGGGCCCCGCCGAGAAAAAGGGAGGCGGACGTGGGTATGGCGGAGGCGGAGGCCGAGGCGGCGGCTACAACAGCCGCAAGAGAGGCGGCGGCGGCTACTGGGATAGCGACAGGAGCGGCGGTTACAGCAGTACAGGCCGGTACGATGCGGGAGAGCGCGACAACTACTCGGGTGGGTACAAGAGCCAGGGCGGATACTACGGAGGCAACAGCGGTTCTAGTTATGGAGGCCACTCTTACAGGGACTATGACTGA